TGCTTTGGAAATACCAGTACCTGGAAGAGGAGGAAACGCTACTTCAGAGTCCGTGGTGTTCTGAGAATTTCCAGATTGTGGGCCTGAGGAAAGATTAAGGACATTAAAATAGTCACTTCTCATGTCTCAGGAATCTTGGCCAATGTGATAGAGGCTCCCCTTTGAAAGTACCTCCTGCAGGCCTGTTCAAGATGCGACTAGCTGAGAACCACACCCACCACCGAGAAGCAAAAGCCTATACACCTTCGTGGCAGAACAGATGAGTCTCTGAACGTGGCTCTTTCTGCTTTCTACGATGAAAGGCAGCATCAGATGTAGCATCAAGAGGTCTCTTACTTTATAAGTTTCACGGTGGCTCCTGGGGTGACCCCTACTGCCTACCAGGTGTGTGCAAGGAGTGTCTCATGCAGAGCCGGGCCGGGCTTTAGAGATACCTAAAAAGGACAGGCATCTGCTCGTGGACACTTAACTTTGCCAAGACGTACCACAGCAGAAAATCAGGACGAGGTGACGTCCTGGTCGCCACTCAATCAGCGTGAAGTCAGTTTCCCAAGTATCACAGAACAAGAGAGTGGCCAAGCCAGGGTATGAGTGGAAACCTGTCTTCGTTATCATCCATAGACTCTTAATCAAGTGTGGCACATAGGGCACTGCATGATAACACAGGTGCCGGGATCCCTAACCACCGCCTCAGTTGCAGTATTCGGTCGCATAAAATCACTCAACATATTAGTAAATCCTCTTCGGTAACTTTTTTGCTTGtcaattttaaagataagaatttaATTGAAATTTGTTTAAGGTTTTATAAGGATCTCAGTAGAACAACACCCACCCGAGAAGCTTATTCCGAAAACTTTAAGAATTGGCATAAGCTGACAATTGAGAAATACTCCCAACTCTTTTTTTCATGGTACCTATTGGAGACCAGATTTCCATATACAAACGGTGGTCCATTTCCCTGCTGCGAATGGAGGACAGCCGCAGGGAACCCCATAAAACTTCAAGCCCAAGGTAGCACGCTGCACTTGACCCATCCCACCCATCTAGACTGCTGGAGTAAATTAACCATCAGTAACTTCAAGAGCATTTTCTGGAGGAGGCCTTTTATGGTAATAGAAAGTCGGTCTTCTTATGACCAAGAAATTTCTCATAGAAGGATCTCTCCCATTAGAGTGCATCCGAAAATTACATCTAATTGTCATGTTCTATGGGCCTAAAAAGATTGGcagagagatgagggagagaCAAAGCCCTATACCCCTCACTGAGGAGGCACCATGGGACAACTTGAGAGGCACACCCCACACACGGGGAGTCACAGTGGGTTATACAAGTGCCTCTAGGGTCCATGAACTGTGGATGGAAAGGAATGGGACAAGGATGAAGGCTTTGGCTATTCTAAAATTATTCTGGGCCCTTATTGTTATTTGTTGGTTGTCTCTAATTTGGGGGGTATGTTAAATGAAAGAGTTACTGAAAGATAAATGAGAAGTTCATTACTCATTGGTAAATGCTTGCTGGGTCACTCAGCAGGCATAGGCTTCCCCCAAGCCCCAGGAGAAAAAGGCTTCTCATTTTCAAAGAACATCTTCTCTTTCTAAATGGCTTTGGCATGTGCAAGAGAGACCAGGGGCTGGACTCCCCTGGATCTCCTGTGTTTGCTGTGGGGAGGGACTAAGTGACCACCGGAGGGGCTGCTCAGATGTCTGAGCCCAGGATTAGGCCCTCAGAAGGACTGGAGGTGGGGGTTTGGGGAGGCTCACAGAATGGTCTGCAGCCGGGTCCCACCCTAGTGGACAGTCTTACTTCGAAGAAGGTGGGAGGGGGTAACTAGAAGACAGAGTCCACTTAAAATCTTCACTTTTCTGTAAGCGCTGAATTTATTCTCGGAGGGTTTCACCATCACCGAAATACATTTTATTCCTCCTGGAGAGCACAGTTTTGGAGAGGGGTTACAAAGTGAATTTGATTACAGACCTCAAGTTCTTATGTCAGATGACTATGTTCCCTGGACTttaacgagagagagagagagacagagagagagacattggcTGATTAAATGCCTTGCCAGGGTCGCTGGAGAATACAACATGAAACTTTTCAGGCTGCTCTCATGAACTTCAACAAATCAGCTGCCACGTATTCAGGATGGGGAACGAGCTTCGATCCAAAGAAGGCTACTGAGGccaggaacaaaaaagaaagaggagacacagaatagagCCACTGACAGAGAAATGGGGCCCCGAAGCCAGAAACCAGGAAGTTGTCCGCAAACTAACACGAGCAGGGAAGAAACCCAGTGTCAGGCACAGACACAGGGCCTACGTGAACTTCGGTCTGAGTCATTGACTCTTACTTGAGGAGAGCCCCAGCGTCTCTGCAAGGTGGGTGTCTTCCTCACAGATGTGACAGATAAAGATCTGGCACGCCCGTGGCCCTTTTCGCAGGACGCTGTCGATCAGAGCTCGGGCCTTATCCATAACGGTAGCGTTTTCACATTTTactctctccatctcctcctgGTTCAGCACATTTTTCTCAAAGAGTTCATCCAGCAAGCCGTTGACCGTCCCCATGCCGACCGAGTTGATGAACTGCTTCCTCTTGCCCTTCAGATCCTTGTCTGGTAGGAGAACAAGGGTTCCTCAAGTCACAAAAACGGGCTGCCTGCCTCTCGTGTCAGCAGCAAGGGGTAGCCTACTTTGGGTTGAATCAGTAGGACGCCCCCTCCATACAGTGCAGGAATCCTCCAGCCATGCACACCTGTCAGTGCTCCCTGGGCCTTGCCCATACGTGCTCCCCGGGCGGCCTGAAATCACACTGGCTCCCTGCCATTCCTATCTGGAAACCCGGCATGGTCCTGACATGCCCCGTGTTTACTCAACCCTGCACGGGAAGATAAAGAGGCAGCTCTCTGTTCTCCCATTCCCTGTGGTGCCCACCCCGGGCCGATCCCGCACCTTCTACCAGACTGTGGACTGTAGGATTGCAAAACCACAGGATACCAGTAAAGCCCCAGCTCCCTTCTGGcccttgcctttcctttctgcAGGCTGTGGAATTCTCTGgaacccctctcctttccccctgtgccctcccccctgcctctGTGCCCTCGCCCTCAATTCTGATCACCTGAACATTCCGAGAAGTAAAAGCCAAAACCGTTTTTCCCCAAGAGCTGTCCTTTTAAGACAGTGCGCGACTTACCGGCCATGGCTTTTTGCTGTCAGCCTCGGTGGTATGAAACCGAAAGAATTTTCCACCTTCCTTTTAGCAGGGTTGTGTACATGTGTTGAGAAATAGCCACTGTTCACGCATTCgcatcctgttttgttttcctcccccTTCTGCTTCAAGAGACAGTTCTCTGAAACTTAGACTGCATCGGGGAGTGTATCTTCGGGAAATTTCTTTCACTTGCACTTGGAGAAGGTCGGAGTAGGAAGAGAGGGGGCTCAGAGAGCCAGGAACCAGTGGGAAAAGCTGTATGCAGTGAAACTCACACAGTGCAGACTTGCCCATTCATTAGGAATCAGCCAGTGTGCTGGGGAAACGTAACTTCTGCTTTGGCGTCGTACTCAGTCCGTTCTGGCTGGAAGAGAGCAGCATAGGCTGATGGCTGATGAACCACAGGGGTTTGCTTCCCCCAGCTCCAGAGGCTACAAGTCTGGGATCAGGGCCCCAGCACCCGATTGGCGTTGTGGTGCTGGCCCTGGGTCTCAGGCTGCTGGCTTCTGGCCGTGTCCCCATGTGGTGGGAAAGGAGCTCTCTGGAGCCTAATTCTGTTCAGTTCTGCCCCTCATGACCTAGTCAGCTTCCAAGACCTCAGACCTCACCTCCCCAAACCATCAACCCTTTGGGCCTCAGCTTCTCGACCTACCATtctgggaaggacacagacattcagtctgtAGCATTTGGGGAAGTTGAGCCACGGCATCTTCTGTCCATCCTGCAGCCCCTGGCTGTGCTCCTGGGAAGTAGGTTTGCTTTCAGGGATGGACACATTTTTCCCCAGAATCtagtgttttctttcctgttgCTCTTCCCTGACTCTAAATTTAGGGACACCGTAGAGGCTAAAAGCCCAGCTGCGGACTCCAAGTCTCTGACTTAGCTTTGTAACCACTCATTCTTGGGCAAGATGCTGAACTTTCCCGTGCTTTGCTTCCTCTGTCTGtaaaatgatttcataaataGTGCACACTGACACGGTTCTGAGCATGAAGTGGGTGAAAATGTAGAAGCTGCACAGAACAGGGCCTGGCGGGTTGTAAGCCTATGATCAGCGCTATTGTTATTTGTAACACAAGTATTTCTCACTAGAAAAAAATGGCGAAGGTTAATTATTCTCAGATTATCTAATTAAGCTCGTCTTTTTAGGTTTTTAACATCTGGGTTTAGTTGACACACGGTGTTACATGGGTCCCAGACTACAACCTAGGGATCCCAGAAGTATGTGCACCacactgtgctcaccacaagtagccaccatctgtcaccacacaacactgtCCCAGCCCCACTGACTGTGTTACCTGTGCTGTGCCTTTAACTCGCCTCAGGTTAAGGTTACCTCTTGCGAGAAGCCTCCCGCCTCTCATCCATTCACTCAGTGAGCAAATACATACAATGACCTAGTCTGTCAGACACGGTGTCTAGATGCCAGGGGTTCAGTCAACACAGACCATGGTCCCCTGCCCTCGTGGTCGCAGActccagaggagaaaacaaacaggaaaccTAACAGGTAACTAGGATATTCAGAATGTCCGAGCTGTGGTGAATGCTaaagagaacacaggaagtaGGAGAGTGGGCTCTGCAATACTGGAGGACGCACTGAAATTGAAGACACAGGAGAATGGCAAGACCCAGAGAAGCCACTGCTTTCTGTAAGCACATATTCCGTGTCCCAGAAGTAAAGTCAATAgagccattttattttctagatcGATTTTGTGGAAGACGGACTGCTAACAAGACTGAGAAAAAATGCGGATATTAACCTTCACACTTATCaatttatataatgaaaatactCTTGGGGgtcacctcggtggctcagtcggttcagcctccgactcctgatttcggttcaTGTCACGATCttgggttgtgggttcaagccctacattgggctctgtcctgacagtgcagaagttgcttgggattctctctctctccctctctcttcccgcccccccccccaactcgtactctctctcaaaatacataaataaactttttaaaaaaaagatgtatatgtaGCAAATTCCATAGAAATTTCATGGAAATTACATAGAAAAAATCATCTTAACACACATTAATTGCAGCAGTCCAGTCATAACTGGAACGTAATGATTTAACAATGCTCATCTCAGAATTGCCTGTGCTAGCTGGGCTGTGCTATAGTATGAGTGTTAAGAGGGTGTGGAAAGCTATTAGGAGGCAGAAGGTCCCTGTGCTTGTACTCTGGCTGTGCCATTTTCAACACTTAGAAAGCCACACACCCTCTCATTTTCTCCAAAACGTATTCTTCTTGATATTTTTAGAGCTGTTTGGACCTCATGGTGAATGCATCTCAGTGAGAGCACTAACCAACTGTAacatattcttttatgttttctttgtctgAACCTTCCCTTTACTGCATCCTGTCATCTAGGACTTTGAGGTCTAACAGCCCTGGGGTGGACTTCCATTCATTAGATGTAGATCTTGGAAACCTTATTTTACATCTCTAAGcttgtcttttctcccccttgTGGGAAGGGTGGGCTCATATTCTTACTTTTCAGGATGGAGTGGCCACAGTGCCTCCCACCTATAGCAGTCACAAGCTGTATCCTGGAAGCAAGGTCATGtgcaaatacacatttttgtgaaatgcttctgatttttttttttttttaatctcatgtcCTGTCACAGCAAATGTGTAAGTTAGACAGTTACCTAAGCATGGattccatgttacagatgagaagaccCAGGTTCAGAGACTCAGGGAGCACAGGCTGTGGAGCCTGAGTCAGAAGCCAGCTCTCCTCCCCTTTCAGTCCTTCCTGCAGGTGGGGGCTACTCCCCGCCTCCCTGCTCCAGGGAGTGTGGAGTGTAGAAGCAGAGGATCCGGATGGACTCTGCACCTGCTGCTGCGAAACGAAGATAATGTGAGGAGATAGAGTGTAAGCGTTGAGAATAACTATAATGGCAATAAATGAGAGGATAGATAAAAGTGCTGTGAGAAAGCCAATTAAATATGGCCCTCTGACCCGAAGCAATTAGGGAAGCTTGCAGAGGCTGGCGGGACCCAGTCTGTGGAACGGCAGGAGGGGGATGGTTTGCGGATGGGtaatggaggagaaagaagataaCTAACCTGAGAACTTTCTGTGTTCTAGGCACTGAAATAGGTTCTTTTACCCACTCACAATGCTGGAAAATTATTACTAGTAGCTTAGTTTTAAAGATCAAAACATGGAGGCCCAGAGTGGACAAGTCTCTTACTCAATAGCAGAGTCCATGAGTATGTGGCATAATTTGATTGCTGGACTCTaacatctatttatctatctatctatcatctatctatctatatctatgtgtctaatatgtatgtatgtatgtatgtatgtatgtatctgtctATGTATCTGTGTGTCTAACATCTTTCTATGTGTCTAAcatctgtctctctatgtctgtCTAACATCTATGTGTCTaacatctatctgtctatctatcaatcatctaccatctatctgtccatctgtGTATCTACCAAGAGTAGAAATGTGGGACCAGAACAACCCGGTGAGAAGactaatataaacaaaatgctgAGGCCAGAGTCGTAGGGAGGAGGGAAACACACGATTGCTTGAATTAAAGGGTTTTCGTTTGGGATCAGTGGGAACTGAGTTTTGAGAGGTAGGTTAGGTCTAGATTATGATGATTTACAACAGTCCGCCTCAGTGAGGAATCTAGGCTGATgtgactggcaggagggagccgctGTGGATCCTTGAGTGGGAGAGTCATATGGATGTGTCTCCAAAATAGCTGTTTTGCGTTGAGTGCTTAACAAAAACTAGGCCCTGGGATAAGTACAGATATACCTTGTTTTGTTGCGCTTTGCAGGTgtattttttacaaactgaaggtttgtggcaaccgtGCCTCAGGCAATTCTGTTAGGGCCGTTTTCACAACAGCCTCTGCAAACTTGCcgtctctgtcacattttggtaattctcaccgtattttgaatttgtttattattgttcGTATGTTTTTACGGTGATCTgtaatcagtgatctttgatgttactgtcATAATGGTTTTGGGATGCCACAGACTGAGTCATTAAATGCTACGTGTGTTCCAACTGCTCTGCCCACCAGCCTTCCTGTTCTGTGAGACCCAACAGCATTGAGATCAGGCCAGTGAACAACCCTCAGTGACCCCTGGGAGTTCAGGAAGAGTCTCATCTCTCACTTTCAACCAAAAGCTGGAAATGACTAAGCTCGGAGAAGAAGGCCTGTCAGAAGCCAAGATAGGCTAACAGCTAGGCCCTGTGACCAcacagttagccaagttgtgaactatgaaaaagaaaaccacaggcccaacaTGATGTCCTTTAGGACAAGTCCACAAACCGGTGCTTCACCCCTGTCCTGACTGCAGTTCCCCCAGAAACGCTGTCTTAACGGCAGCAAGGAATTTTCTGCTTCATTGAGGTAATATATATTACGTGGGCCCTCTccgtcctcccttcctccccaaagGGAGCTGGGGTAATCCACCTAATGAgaaccacccccccaccttccccgTAAGGGAAGATGACCTTGCCTCCAACAATCCTTTTCTTCTGCAAATAACTttcttgcccctccctccttcctaggAAAACCTTCCATTTTGCACCTCTCCTCAGAGCTCCTCTCTACTTGCTGGGTGAGATGCTGCCTGGTTCATAAAGTGCTTAATAAGGGCAATTAGATCTTCAGATTTACTAAGTTGAATTTTTGCTCTTCAACAGATTTGGTGGCAGCACTGGGATCCGAAGGAAACCTCTGTCAGCATTTGGGGATGAAGGGAAACACAGGTGTTGCCCCCTACACACTCTTAGAATTCACAGTCTTTCTAGCCATTTCCAGTGGCCATTGGTGAGTTCCTGTTGGCTTGAGCTCTGGTCTTTTGTGTTCAAACTCCCGATCTGATTGGTTCACGGAGGAGTCTAGACCCATGGGAGTCTCTGACGGAGCACCAATCCATAGCCCTTGGTCCACTGCACAATTCCATGTCGGAATCCCTTCTTCAGTTGTATTCTGCAGTCCCACTAAACTGGGGTCTTCTGGCCTTTTACTAGTCCCAGTCTGCAGCGCCATTTACTAAAATGGCGGATTTAGTCC
This genomic stretch from Lynx canadensis isolate LIC74 chromosome D1, mLynCan4.pri.v2, whole genome shotgun sequence harbors:
- the CASP4 gene encoding caspase-4 isoform X13, with protein sequence MAGKSRTVLKGQLLGKNGFGFYFSECSDKDLKGKRKQFINSVGMGTVNGLLDELFEKNVLNQEEMERVKCENATVMDKARALIDSVLRKGPRACQIFICHICEEDTHLAETLGLSSSPQSGNSQNTTDSEVAFPPLPEDKHDKNPFKILESVGKELLTGVLQDLVEKDVLKLEEAEKKKFHDAKPGDKPRVFLNSVRQKPKEAGQAIVQTFLNTDKHSTSLEASVNNMPGPAEPEESVDALKLCPRENFVKLCKQRAEEVLCSSDH